In the Malaya genurostris strain Urasoe2022 chromosome 1, Malgen_1.1, whole genome shotgun sequence genome, one interval contains:
- the LOC131426939 gene encoding uncharacterized protein LOC131426939 produces MSSMPLVNQIEPFIPGTIPFAQFLEQLDWVFAHHKVTSPEEQKVSFLATCSREVYSELKLLFPGKDLKTVSFKEITDALKKRYDKTESDLIQRYKFYQRVQGPNESAEDFILAVKLQAEMCDFGEFKDMAIRDKLVCGISNKELQQRLFDEEDLTLAKAEKLIVNRELAGARAKLISATTVSRLCLDEIGWICLFLIGEERLEATSINWQFRQTRPLQRYRVSVGGRVYLAHRNQLKVFGTNKKRCGLIFARGKESSPARKRSREDDNDESFDDDASDFLGFAADSFIYRDTPDDQPMVCDSNGGGSDSSSLPLEEVDPQEGTSTRQWSRSKQTSSAESSSHQSVSLRRSRRSKRPRKDPDFVFY; encoded by the exons ATGTCAAGTATGCCGTTGGTAAATCAAATAGAACCGTTTATTCCCGGCACGATCCCGTTCGcgcagtttttggagcagttagATTGGGTGTTTGCGCATCATAAAGTGACAAGTCCGGAGGAGCAAAAAGTGTCGTTTTTGGCTACTTGTAGTAGAGAAGTGTATAGTGAGCTGAAGCTTCTTTTTCCCGGAAAAGATTTGAAAACCGTATCGTTTAAAGAGATTACGGATGCTCTGAAGAAGCGATACGACAAGACGGAAAGCGATTTGATCCAGCGGTACAAGTTTTACCAACGTGTCCAAGGTCCGAATGAAAGTGCAGAGGATTTTATTCTTGCTGTCAAGCTCCAGGCAGAAATGTGTGATTTCGGAGAGTTTAAGGACATGGCGATTCGTGATAAACTGGTTTGTGGTATCAGCAACAAGGAATTGCAGCAGCGTTTGTTTGATGAGGAGGATTTAACTCTGGCCAAAGCGGAGAAGCTCATTGTGAACAGAGAGTTAGCAGGAGCAAGAGCTAAGTTGATCTCTG CGACAACTGTTTCACGCCTTTGCTTGGACGAGATTGGCTGGATCTGTTTGTTCCTGATTGGAGAAGAGCGTTTGGAAGCAACATCAATCAACTGGCAGTTTCGACAGACCAGACCGTTGCAGAGATACAGA GTTTCCGTTGGAGGTCGGGTGTATCTGGCGCACCGCAATCAACTCAAGGTGTTTGGCACTAATAAGAAAAGGTGTGGTTTGATTTTTGCGAGGGGAAAGGAGAGCAGTCCAGCACGTAAACGAAGTAGAGAAGACGATAACGACGAGAGCTTTGACGACGATGCTAGCGACTTTCTCGGTTTCGCAGCGGATTCGTTTATTTACCGAGACACACCTGACGATCAACCAATGGTTTGTGATTCGAATGGTGGTGGTTCGGATAGCAGTAGTTTACCGCTTGAGGAGGTTGATCCTCAAGAAGGCACGTCTACGCGACAGTGGTCGCGATCGAAACAAACGAGTTCGGCGGAAAGTTCGAGTCATCAGTCCGTCAGTTTACGTCGTTCGAGGAGATCGAAGCGTCCTCGGAAAGATCCCGATTTCGTGTTTTATTGA